In Lolium rigidum isolate FL_2022 chromosome 3, APGP_CSIRO_Lrig_0.1, whole genome shotgun sequence, the genomic window TCTGTAATTTACTGTGTTAAAAAAAATTCTACCCATTAACAAAAGGGAAAAACCATAGGCTAATTCTCCCGTGAGTTGATGTCCTGCTCGTCACTAACCTCCCGACACACCACCGCCGCCTCTTGATCTCTCTCGTACAGCCTCGCCGCTGGCCACGCCCGTCCGCACACCACAATCATCCCCTCTGCCTGCCTCGCCGACTCCGCCATGCCCCAGTTGCGCCGCCTAGTCTTAGGTTCAAGGACGAACCAGCCCAGCTTTTCTTGCTCCTCCCAGACCGGCTACGCCGCCTAGCTAGCTGCTCCTCCTCAGCGTTGCGCGCCGCCCCGCGCGCCTACCGAGCACTTGACCATGTCGTCTTCTTTGGCCTCCTCGTCCTACCGCCGCAGGATCCTCGACTCCAAGGTGGCGGCCACCCACGCGCTCTACTCTTCCCGCCTCCCCTCCCGCTCCAGGCAGACTGCGCACACCAGGATTGGCGCCACCACCACAGGTAAAACCTTCCCAAGCAATCCAATTAATCCCGGTGCGAACGGATAAGAGTGAACCTGATTGCTGGAGCGCACTGAACATGCTTGTGGAAATGCCTGTTAGGTGCACTTACTGGTTTATCCCGATTCCATTGTTTCATCCAGTAACTAGTTTGCAAGTGTGTATTTAAGCATGTGCTGATTGAACTGCCTGAAAAAATGTATTATGTGATAACAGGTCCAGTTCTTTTAAATAACCAATTAATGCTCATAAGTTGCTTGTGGCAATGTCTATTACTCTGTTACGGGTCATTTATCAGTTTCGTATTCTCCTGATTAAGTTAGTTATATACTAGGCGTACCAGTTTGTCAGCAGTCAGCAtagcctttttgcccggtgaatcATGACAGAAACCCAGTGTCATTCGTGCACCTATGGCTAGCAACATGTAAATGAGAAGTAGTAAATGAAAAATAATTGCATTTTTACGCACAACCGCACAAGAAATTTTCTATCTTGGTATGGTTTAAATTCCCAGTCCTAGCCATTGATGCCCTGCAGCTTACCTATAACTCACTGTACTGATTAGATTTcatttcacaaaatgagctacacTGTGTAAGTGCTACTCAATACATATCTGTTGGCTCTAGCTAATTCTTTGCATGTTTAACCTGTTTGACTGTTGTTGGTTGCTTCTCATGTGCAATACTATTAGTCTAGTGGTATTTAACACTGCTGTAGTTTTGGCCCTTTCGATGTTGCATCTGTTCTGCTCTATTGATTTTGGCTATCTCTTTCAGCTCACGGAGTTGAGAGTAGCATCATCAGTGTCCTAACTATGCATCACTGGGAGACCTTGAATCACATGGCCTACAAATTTGGGAAGCTTGACAGGGTTCATGGAAAACTAGCCTTGAAGATACTGGGTTCTATTGTGCAACAATCAGGCTTAGAGCGAATTACCCATATTTACTGCATGACTGCTCATATCCTCATCCAAGCTCAAATGCATCCACAAGCAATATCAGTGTTGAAGCATCTTGCTGTAGGAGGCTTCTCTTGCAGTGCTATATTGAGCGCTCTTTTGCGAACCATCTCCCGTTGTGATTCCAGTCCCATGGTTTTTGACCTTCTTGTCAACGCATATCTGAAGGAAAAGAAAGTTGTTGATGCAAGTAAGGCGATTTTATTGATGGATGCATGCGGATTTAAGGCTTCAGCTCATTCTTGCAATGCTGTCCTTAATGCTCTTGTGGAAGTTGGGGAATCAAAACATGTTTGGTTCTTCTTAAAAGAAATTCTGGCCAGGAAGTTCCCTTTGGATGTCATTACTTGCAATATTGTGCTGAATTCTCTGTGCCTTGAGGGTAACCTTAAACGTGCTAATCTTATGCTACAAAATATGAAGAGTTGCTCCTTAGCAAATGTGGTTACTTATAATACAATACTTTACTGGTATGTTAAGAAGGGAAGGTTCAAGGCTTCCATGTGTGTCTTCGAAGATATGGAGAAGAATTGTGTAGAGCCAGATGTATATACTTACAACATCATGATAGATAAGTTATGTAGAATGAAGAGGAGTGCACGTGCCTACCTTTTGCTCAAAAGAATGAGGGAAGATAACTTATCACCTGATGAATGTACATATAATACTTTGATCAAAGGTTTCTTTGATGAAGGTAAGATGAAACTTGCTATCTATATCTTCAACGAAATGCTGAAACAGAGCCTGAAACCAAGTCTAGCTACTTACACTACCTTGATTGATGGGTATTGCCGAAATGGGACCACTGATGAAGCTTTAAGAGTTCTATGTGAAATGCAAGTTGCTGGTGTAAAACCAAGTGAATTAACTTACAGTGCCATGCTGAATGGTTATTGCAAAGCTTCCATGCTGGGACATGCAATGAATCTTATTGAAGTTCTGAAAGCAAGAGGTACAACAATCAATAGGACTATGTATACTATTCTGATTGATGGTTTCTGTCAGCTAGGAGTGGTTTCTAAGGCCAAACAAATATTAAAGTGCATGCTTGTTGATGGGATTGATCCAGATGTTATTACTTACTCAGCATTGATTAATGGTATGTGCAAGATGGGTAAGCTGGATGAAACAAAAGAGATTTTGCCAAGGATGCAAAAAACtggagttttgcctaatgaggtgCTTTATACAACTCTAGTTTGCTATTGTTGTAAGGCTGGATATGTCAGAGAAGCACTGAAGTATTTTGTGGACATCTATCGAAGGGGCCTAACTGCCAATTCATTCATCCATAATACGTTATTATGCTCGTTGTATGGAAAAGGAATGATTGCACAGGCTGAGAAATTCAAACAATACATGTCTAGGATGCAGATATCATTTGATGTCGCCGCTTTCAACTGTATAATAGACTACTACTGCACCAAAGGTAACATGCATGAGGCATTCTCAGTGTATGATAATATGGGTAGATATGGTTGTTCTCCAAATGTTTACACATATAGGAATTTGCTTAGAGGATTATGCAAGGGAGGCCACTTGGTACAAGCAAAGGAGTTCATGGCCTGCCTTGTTGACATACCTTCTGCCATTGATCAGAAAACCTTTAATGCATTACTTCTAGGGATCTGCAAAGATGGGACACTAGATGAAGCTCTGGATTTATGTGAGAAAATGGTTACAAGTAACTTTCTACCTGACATCCATACCTACACGATTCTTCTTAGTGGTTTTTGCAGAAAAGGTAAAATTGTACCCGCGGTCATCTTGTTGCAGATGATGTTGCAGAAAGGGTTTGTCCCAGATATTGTTACATATACATGTTTGTTGAATGGTTTGATCAAGGAAGGCCAACTTAAGGTTGCTTCTTACCTGTTCCAGGAGATCATATGCAAGGAAGGCATGTATGCTGATTGTATTGCCTACAACTCAATGATAAATGGGTACCTAAAGGCAGGAATGATACATAAAGTAGATATGATGATTTGTGATATGCATCGTAATGAGGTTTCTCCAAACCCGGCTAGTTATAATATTCTTATGCATGGGCACATCAACAAGGGACATTTATCAAGATCTATTTATCTCTACAAAGATATGGTAAGGAAAGGGATTAGGCCAAACAATGTGACATATCGTTTGCTTATGCTTGGACTTACCAAACATGGAATGATTGAAATTGCAGTCAAGTTCTTGGAAAAGATGGTCTTAGAAGGCATTTATCCTGATAAGTTAGATTTTGACTTACTCATAGCTGCATGTAGTGAAAAATCTAGGATGCCTAATGCTTTACAGCTTTTCAACTGTATGAAGCGGTTATATATGTCACCTAGCAGCAGAGCATACAGTGCCATGATAAATGGATTAATCAGGAAAAACTGGTTGCAGCAGAGTTGTGATGTTTTACGTGACATGGTTGAAAGTGGGCTTGAACCAAAGCATACACACTATATTGCCTTAATCAATGCAAAATGCAGGATTGGGGACATCAATGGAGCATTCAGGCTTAAAGAGGAAATGGCAGCTCTTGGTGTTGTGCCAGCTGAAGTTGCTGAAAGCTCAATTGTTAGAGGTCTTAGTAAATGTGGAAAGGTTGAAGAGGGTATCATAGTTTTCTGTAGCATAATACGTGCAGGATTGGTGCCAACCATTGCTACTTTCACTACCCTAATGCATGGTCTGTGTAAAGAAGGCAAGATTGTTGATGCTTTGGACCTCAAA contains:
- the LOC124696803 gene encoding pentatricopeptide repeat-containing protein At5g55840-like, producing the protein MSSSLASSSYRRRILDSKVAATHALYSSRLPSRSRQTAHTRIGATTTAHGVESSIISVLTMHHWETLNHMAYKFGKLDRVHGKLALKILGSIVQQSGLERITHIYCMTAHILIQAQMHPQAISVLKHLAVGGFSCSAILSALLRTISRCDSSPMVFDLLVNAYLKEKKVVDASKAILLMDACGFKASAHSCNAVLNALVEVGESKHVWFFLKEILARKFPLDVITCNIVLNSLCLEGNLKRANLMLQNMKSCSLANVVTYNTILYWYVKKGRFKASMCVFEDMEKNCVEPDVYTYNIMIDKLCRMKRSARAYLLLKRMREDNLSPDECTYNTLIKGFFDEGKMKLAIYIFNEMLKQSLKPSLATYTTLIDGYCRNGTTDEALRVLCEMQVAGVKPSELTYSAMLNGYCKASMLGHAMNLIEVLKARGTTINRTMYTILIDGFCQLGVVSKAKQILKCMLVDGIDPDVITYSALINGMCKMGKLDETKEILPRMQKTGVLPNEVLYTTLVCYCCKAGYVREALKYFVDIYRRGLTANSFIHNTLLCSLYGKGMIAQAEKFKQYMSRMQISFDVAAFNCIIDYYCTKGICKDGTLDEALDLCEKMVTSNFLPDIHTYTILLSGFCRKGKIVPAVILLQMMLQKGFVPDIVTYTCLLNGLIKEGQLKVASYLFQEIICKEGMYADCIAYNSMINGYLKAGMIHKVDMMICDMHRNEVSPNPASYNILMHGYGKERD
- the LOC124699810 gene encoding pentatricopeptide repeat-containing protein At5g55840-like, whose protein sequence is MVLEGIYPDKLDFDLLIAACSEKSRMPNALQLFNCMKRLYMSPSSRAYSAMINGLIRKNWLQQSCDVLRDMVESGLEPKHTHYIALINAKCRIGDINGAFRLKEEMAALGVVPAEVAESSIVRGLSKCGKVEEGIIVFCSIIRAGLVPTIATFTTLMHGLCKEGKIVDALDLKRSMELYGLKIDVVTYNVLITGLCKNQCVSDALDLYEEMKSKQLQPNLTTYTTIAGAIYASGRILEGEKLLNDIEDRGFVPSYKDQSPEWRLKNAVRKLDMIRNCRKAITSEDDVEPLHADHESMPAKD